In a genomic window of Candidatus Hydrogenedentota bacterium:
- a CDS encoding ion channel — translation MPQAWHKGRPGHKKPQWRYLYLTGVFILLILVRPFFHVMAIARLFTVAMVASVWIAGPKRLIPRVILGFLTGLAAVWIVFSVFVPGMQTVPLHGWLAVSRAVLSAFFLFFCGAQLLASLLRTEHVMTDDMVGAINFYMILGFAWAQFYTLLEIALPQSFQLPLEYGSVPMETYYETAASKFLYFSFVTQATEGYGDIVPLSTAAETLVILQTTVGQLYLALVVAYLLSVHVTQRLSGK, via the coding sequence ATGCCGCAGGCATGGCATAAGGGCCGTCCAGGGCACAAGAAGCCCCAGTGGCGGTATCTCTATCTCACGGGGGTCTTCATCCTGCTGATTCTTGTGCGGCCCTTTTTCCACGTGATGGCCATTGCGCGGCTGTTCACCGTGGCCATGGTGGCATCGGTATGGATCGCCGGTCCCAAGCGGCTCATTCCCCGGGTGATTCTGGGGTTTCTTACGGGTTTGGCCGCGGTTTGGATAGTTTTTAGCGTGTTTGTGCCGGGCATGCAGACGGTGCCCCTCCACGGATGGCTTGCCGTGTCACGGGCTGTTCTTTCGGCCTTCTTTCTTTTCTTCTGCGGCGCGCAGTTGCTGGCATCGTTGCTTCGCACGGAACATGTAATGACGGACGATATGGTCGGGGCAATAAACTTTTATATGATCCTCGGATTTGCATGGGCACAGTTCTACACGCTTCTCGAAATCGCGCTGCCGCAATCGTTTCAGCTGCCGCTCGAGTACGGAAGCGTTCCCATGGAAACGTACTACGAGACGGCGGCCTCGAAATTCCTCTATTTCAGTTTCGTAACCCAGGCTACAGAGGGCTATGGCGACATCGTGCCGTTGAGCACCGCCGCCGAGACGCTGGTGATTCTTCAAACAACAGTAGGGCAGCTTTATCTCGCGCTGGTAGTGGCCTATCTGCTCAGTGTGCATGTGACGCAACGTCTGTCCGGGAAATAA
- the argJ gene encoding bifunctional glutamate N-acetyltransferase/amino-acid acetyltransferase ArgJ encodes MKTVEGGVAAPKGFRASGVAAGIKPKSTKNDCALVVSDTASAVAGMFTTNVMKAPPVVWNEEVCAKGAARAVFINSGNANAATGERGFRDARATAEAVANKLRIPIGEACVCSTGVIGVPLPMDRILDGVTRCVESLSAKGHGDAARAIMTTDTVPKERAYEVALSSGVIRIGAMAKGSGMICPNMATMIAVITTDAAVDAPVLSNVLREAVAGSFNCISVDNDMSTSDTVLCFANGAAGLPAIAPGTPDFNAFKTALDGVCRELAKLLVKDGEGATKLVEITVSGTQTDAEAKTVARAIGLSQLCKTAFFGQDPNWGRIVCAAGYAGVPFEPGRVALWLEDVQLVSQGMPAAYAEADAAAAMKRPEFRIRLEVGNGPGSAVFWASDLSYDYVKINADYRT; translated from the coding sequence GTGAAGACCGTCGAAGGCGGCGTTGCCGCGCCGAAAGGGTTTCGGGCATCGGGCGTAGCCGCGGGGATCAAACCCAAATCCACAAAGAACGACTGTGCGCTCGTCGTGAGCGATACGGCGTCGGCCGTGGCCGGCATGTTCACGACCAATGTCATGAAAGCCCCGCCCGTTGTGTGGAACGAGGAAGTGTGCGCGAAAGGCGCTGCGCGCGCGGTCTTTATCAACAGCGGCAACGCCAACGCCGCTACCGGTGAACGGGGGTTCCGCGACGCGCGAGCCACCGCGGAAGCCGTTGCGAACAAGCTGCGGATACCCATCGGGGAAGCCTGTGTCTGCAGCACCGGCGTGATCGGCGTGCCATTACCCATGGACCGCATTCTGGACGGCGTGACTCGCTGCGTGGAATCGCTTTCGGCCAAAGGGCACGGCGATGCAGCGCGCGCCATCATGACCACCGACACCGTGCCCAAGGAACGGGCGTATGAGGTGGCGCTGAGCAGCGGGGTCATTCGTATCGGCGCCATGGCAAAGGGTTCGGGCATGATTTGCCCGAATATGGCCACGATGATCGCCGTGATCACGACCGATGCGGCAGTGGATGCGCCCGTGCTATCGAACGTTCTCCGGGAGGCGGTCGCGGGCAGCTTCAACTGCATCTCGGTCGATAACGACATGAGCACCAGCGATACGGTGCTTTGTTTCGCGAACGGCGCCGCGGGTCTTCCTGCCATTGCGCCCGGAACCCCCGATTTCAATGCGTTCAAGACAGCGCTCGACGGCGTCTGCCGCGAATTGGCCAAACTGCTGGTCAAAGACGGCGAAGGCGCGACAAAACTGGTGGAAATCACGGTTTCCGGGACACAGACCGATGCCGAAGCCAAAACTGTCGCGCGCGCCATCGGCTTGTCGCAGTTGTGCAAGACCGCGTTCTTCGGCCAGGATCCCAACTGGGGACGGATTGTCTGCGCGGCGGGGTATGCGGGGGTCCCGTTCGAGCCCGGCCGTGTGGCGCTGTGGCTCGAGGACGTGCAACTCGTTTCGCAGGGCATGCCGGCCGCGTATGCCGAAGCCGATGCCGCCGCCGCCATGAAACGGCCCGAATTCCGGATCCGGCTCGAGGTTGGGAATGGACCGGGCTCTGCGGTATTCTGGGCTTCGGACCTCAGTTACGACTACGTCAAGATTAACGCCGATTACCGGACGTGA
- a CDS encoding twin-arginine translocation signal domain-containing protein, with translation MRLNRRDFIKASAVMCCAMSNRGANGSEGRLREYHVCLSRRACEENPELLTVVRDAGVTDVWQAAFFYGYWYDTVEGLQKGRAQVESLGLRWHPINVPLGHPGDALGDASGQTPLTPPARWKMAERFDGGKHSGTSLHDPGTAENVAAVQALAALEPDILFLDDDFRLAVGPGIIGGCFCGEHRAQFLQATGFAESAWDELREDALARRLSRVLRAWVEFTCDQLTACFRAQQAAAPNTRLGNMIMYLGAEKAGIRLTDYRDAPFRVGELMFNDASFNPLKGKTDELFSVLFHRRYARPESAWSETTAFPADQLSARNLAAKLATSTIADVRHTMFMSGMTPFPIEHWATIGPAMTKHARLHARLAGHAPKGPFKHYWGEAQRYVGDDQPYSLFLASGMPFETVETLPDDGRTFLSDFDARALEESSLKPGKGALVTRRALAKMPEATQAVGEELPALFALKRQVVQEGYTGPWVEDDKPAVCAWYPSAGAVLLWNPSEGRESYHLRAGDTAVDVEVEGLDAELVEMPQLRR, from the coding sequence ATGAGACTGAATCGCCGGGATTTCATAAAGGCCAGTGCGGTAATGTGTTGTGCAATGAGCAACCGGGGCGCAAACGGGTCAGAAGGCCGGTTGCGCGAGTATCATGTGTGTCTTTCCCGGCGCGCTTGCGAGGAGAATCCGGAGCTGCTGACGGTGGTGCGCGACGCGGGGGTGACCGATGTGTGGCAGGCGGCATTTTTCTACGGATATTGGTACGACACGGTTGAGGGCCTGCAAAAAGGACGAGCCCAGGTGGAATCGCTGGGCCTGCGTTGGCATCCGATTAATGTTCCCCTCGGGCACCCGGGCGACGCGCTGGGCGACGCCTCCGGTCAAACCCCGTTGACTCCTCCCGCGCGCTGGAAGATGGCCGAACGGTTCGACGGGGGAAAGCACAGCGGCACCTCATTACATGACCCGGGCACGGCCGAGAACGTCGCGGCGGTCCAGGCGCTCGCGGCCCTCGAACCGGACATTCTGTTTCTGGACGACGATTTCCGGCTGGCTGTGGGACCCGGGATCATTGGCGGGTGTTTCTGCGGCGAACACCGCGCCCAATTCCTTCAAGCGACGGGGTTTGCGGAATCCGCGTGGGATGAACTGCGCGAAGATGCGCTTGCGCGGCGCCTGTCGCGGGTGTTGCGGGCCTGGGTCGAGTTCACCTGTGACCAATTGACGGCGTGTTTTCGCGCGCAACAGGCTGCCGCCCCCAATACGCGCCTCGGCAACATGATCATGTATCTTGGGGCCGAAAAAGCGGGCATTCGTCTGACGGACTACCGCGACGCTCCGTTTCGGGTTGGCGAACTCATGTTCAACGACGCCTCGTTCAATCCCCTCAAAGGGAAAACCGACGAGTTGTTCAGTGTGTTGTTTCACCGGCGGTACGCCCGCCCGGAGTCGGCCTGGAGCGAGACGACGGCTTTCCCCGCAGACCAGTTATCTGCGCGCAACCTGGCCGCGAAACTGGCCACCTCGACCATTGCCGACGTGCGTCATACGATGTTCATGTCCGGCATGACCCCGTTCCCCATCGAGCACTGGGCTACCATCGGACCCGCCATGACGAAACATGCCCGGCTGCATGCCAGGCTCGCGGGACATGCCCCCAAAGGACCGTTCAAGCATTACTGGGGCGAGGCGCAGCGGTACGTCGGCGACGACCAGCCCTACAGCCTGTTTCTTGCCTCGGGCATGCCCTTCGAGACGGTCGAGACCCTTCCTGACGACGGACGTACGTTCCTGTCCGATTTCGACGCCCGTGCATTGGAGGAATCGAGCCTTAAGCCTGGCAAGGGCGCGCTCGTGACGCGGCGCGCGCTCGCGAAGATGCCCGAAGCCACGCAGGCCGTGGGAGAGGAGCTGCCGGCGCTGTTCGCGCTCAAACGCCAGGTTGTGCAGGAAGGGTACACGGGTCCGTGGGTCGAGGACGACAAACCCGCGGTATGCGCCTGGTATCCCAGTGCCGGGGCCGTTCTGCTGTGGAACCCATCCGAGGGACGCGAGAGCTACCATTTGCGGGCAGGCGATACGGCCGTGGACGTCGAGGTGGAGGGCCTCGACGCCGAACTGGTCGAAATGCCCCAGCTGCGTCGTTAG
- the argB gene encoding acetylglutamate kinase, producing the protein MEEFIQKASTLIEALPYIREFDGKTVVIKYGGAAMENPTLRKSVAEDITLMKFVGMNPVVVHGGGPEINRRLKQLNVEARFHNGLRITDEETIRVVEMVLAGTVNKEIVALLNTAGGNSVGICGKDGNLLHAQRIELPDGVDIGFVGRVTSVKSEIIDTLCRAGFIPVVAPLATDRDGNTWNINADTAAGEIAAALQAEKLVFMTDTPGLLRDAKEPETLIHRIDRDEIAKLKELGVILGGMIPKVEACLLALDRGVRKTHIIDGRVPHALLLEIFTTQGLGTLVTR; encoded by the coding sequence ATGGAGGAATTCATCCAGAAAGCCTCGACACTGATCGAGGCGCTGCCTTATATCCGGGAGTTTGATGGCAAGACCGTTGTCATCAAGTACGGCGGGGCGGCCATGGAGAATCCGACGCTGCGCAAGAGCGTGGCCGAGGACATCACCCTGATGAAATTCGTCGGGATGAACCCTGTCGTGGTTCACGGGGGCGGACCCGAGATCAACCGGCGCCTGAAACAGCTCAATGTGGAGGCGCGGTTTCACAACGGTCTGCGCATCACCGATGAAGAGACCATTCGCGTGGTCGAGATGGTCCTGGCGGGGACGGTCAATAAGGAAATCGTCGCCCTGCTCAACACGGCCGGCGGGAATTCGGTGGGGATCTGCGGCAAGGACGGGAACTTGTTGCACGCCCAGCGGATTGAACTTCCCGATGGCGTCGACATCGGATTTGTCGGGCGTGTCACCAGCGTCAAGAGTGAGATTATCGACACCCTGTGCCGGGCGGGTTTCATTCCGGTGGTTGCGCCGTTGGCTACGGACCGGGACGGGAACACGTGGAACATCAACGCCGATACGGCCGCGGGAGAAATCGCCGCGGCGTTGCAGGCGGAGAAACTGGTGTTCATGACCGATACGCCTGGGCTTTTGCGCGACGCCAAAGAGCCGGAAACCCTGATCCACCGGATCGACCGCGACGAGATCGCGAAACTGAAGGAGCTGGGCGTGATTCTCGGAGGAATGATCCCCAAGGTCGAGGCATGTTTGCTGGCGCTTGACCGGGGAGTACGCAAAACGCATATCATTGACGGCCGCGTGCCGCACGCGTTGCTGCTTGAAATCTTCACGACGCAGGGTCTGGGCACATTGGTGACCCGGTAG
- a CDS encoding MotA/TolQ/ExbB proton channel family protein, with amino-acid sequence MPDTQMQIFKIIVAGGILMIPIGICSILALAIVIERFWSLRRATIDTRGFMDTMRQVLRQTRIQDAVEICDEVDAPIARIMRAGILKYNRTKDDIREAIEDAGHLEIPRLERYMSALATCASVAPLLGLLGTVQGMIKCFAQIQAMEGLVSPSDLAEGIGNALVTTAAGLTVAIPTLVAYNYFVTRVENMILEMEISSSELIELLTRHRGEREI; translated from the coding sequence GTGCCGGACACGCAAATGCAGATATTCAAAATAATCGTGGCTGGCGGTATCCTCATGATACCGATTGGGATTTGCTCAATCCTGGCCCTTGCCATTGTCATTGAGCGCTTCTGGAGCCTGCGCCGCGCGACCATCGACACCCGCGGTTTCATGGACACGATGCGTCAAGTGCTGCGCCAGACCCGGATACAGGATGCCGTCGAGATCTGCGATGAAGTGGATGCGCCGATTGCGCGGATCATGCGCGCCGGCATTCTGAAGTACAACCGGACGAAGGATGACATTCGAGAGGCGATCGAGGACGCGGGACATCTCGAGATTCCCCGATTGGAACGGTACATGTCGGCGCTGGCAACCTGCGCCAGTGTGGCGCCCCTCCTGGGGCTTCTAGGAACCGTGCAGGGCATGATTAAGTGCTTCGCCCAAATACAGGCCATGGAAGGGTTGGTCAGTCCTTCGGACCTTGCCGAGGGCATTGGCAACGCTCTTGTAACGACCGCTGCCGGGCTGACCGTCGCTATCCCGACTCTTGTGGCGTACAACTATTTCGTGACCCGAGTCGAGAACATGATTCTCGAAATGGAGATCAGCTCGTCCGAGTTGATTGAACTCTTGACACGGCATCGCGGTGAGCGCGAGATTTAG
- a CDS encoding biopolymer transporter ExbD, whose product MKFREGDGKRKVKAQLDLTPLIDVVFQLILFFMLSSTFVVQSTVNIQVPEALGATALEKRDLTVTLVYGEGGPDGRGPIFVDNIEISSMGQLSQKLADEKRARPDLMLLIRSDGRTETARLVKVLGIARSLGITNFGIAARPPSESEEG is encoded by the coding sequence ATGAAGTTCCGAGAAGGCGATGGCAAAAGAAAAGTGAAGGCGCAACTGGACCTCACGCCGTTGATTGACGTCGTTTTCCAACTCATCCTGTTCTTCATGTTGTCGTCAACGTTTGTGGTTCAAAGCACGGTGAACATTCAAGTGCCGGAAGCGCTCGGGGCCACCGCGCTGGAGAAGAGAGACCTGACGGTTACCCTGGTCTATGGCGAAGGCGGCCCGGATGGACGGGGCCCCATCTTCGTGGATAATATCGAAATATCGAGTATGGGGCAGTTGTCGCAGAAACTGGCTGACGAGAAGCGGGCCCGTCCGGATCTCATGCTTCTCATTCGCTCGGACGGGCGCACCGAGACCGCGCGACTGGTAAAGGTATTGGGCATTGCACGAAGCCTGGGCATCACGAACTTCGGCATCGCGGCGCGACCTCCTTCAGAATCTGAGGAAGGTTAA
- a CDS encoding efflux RND transporter periplasmic adaptor subunit encodes MKKARRFFDEPSCVLAWCPVLVALCVWGCEKAVVDETPPVRPVRFFQVGASTGRELRTYPGIVEASQEVDLAFRVSGPLVELNATEGNRVEKGATLAQIDPRDYENRLAQTTSSLESAEAELKAMRAGARPEDLREMEAAVASAQSLVTQAEADFNRAERLLAENAVAQRTYDTARTNRDQAKAALQQAQAELEKGRSGARPEDIEATEANIRRMQSQKKEAEDALSDTKLLAPFTGLVAKRFVDNHQTVPAGQPVVKLQNKETVDVVIQIPEHDLPKSPKRAEDVVDLSNVRVVFDNYPGQQFPVALKEFQTQADRDTQTYELRLSVDPPDNVVIAPGMTASVQVVPRGESSEAGVLTVPSEAVFQTPEGQAAVWVIDPAAKRVNKREVEVGSIRGARVEVTQGLSAGETIAATGVHYLREGMEVREMTGGGDAQ; translated from the coding sequence ATGAAGAAGGCAAGGCGTTTCTTTGATGAACCTTCGTGTGTCCTGGCGTGGTGTCCGGTGTTGGTTGCGCTCTGCGTCTGGGGTTGTGAGAAGGCCGTGGTGGACGAAACACCGCCGGTGCGTCCGGTGCGCTTCTTTCAGGTCGGGGCTTCTACGGGGCGGGAACTGCGTACCTACCCCGGCATCGTGGAAGCCTCCCAAGAAGTGGACTTGGCGTTTCGAGTCAGCGGACCGCTTGTGGAATTGAACGCCACAGAGGGCAACCGCGTTGAAAAGGGAGCGACGCTGGCGCAGATCGACCCGAGAGACTATGAGAACAGGCTGGCCCAGACCACGAGTTCCCTCGAGAGCGCCGAGGCGGAGTTGAAAGCCATGCGGGCGGGGGCCAGGCCGGAGGACCTTCGTGAGATGGAAGCGGCCGTGGCGTCGGCCCAGTCGCTTGTTACCCAGGCGGAAGCGGACTTCAATCGCGCGGAGCGGTTGCTGGCGGAGAACGCAGTAGCCCAGCGCACATACGATACAGCGCGCACGAATCGGGATCAGGCCAAAGCCGCCCTGCAACAAGCCCAGGCGGAACTGGAGAAAGGCCGGTCGGGCGCCCGCCCCGAAGACATAGAAGCGACCGAGGCTAACATTCGCCGTATGCAGTCGCAGAAGAAGGAAGCTGAGGACGCACTTTCCGACACGAAATTGCTCGCGCCGTTCACGGGTCTCGTCGCGAAGCGTTTCGTTGACAATCACCAGACCGTTCCGGCGGGGCAGCCGGTCGTAAAGCTTCAGAACAAAGAGACCGTAGACGTCGTGATTCAGATCCCGGAACACGATTTGCCAAAGTCGCCGAAACGCGCGGAAGACGTGGTGGACTTGAGCAATGTGCGGGTAGTCTTTGATAACTACCCCGGCCAACAGTTTCCCGTGGCGTTGAAGGAATTTCAGACGCAGGCGGATCGGGATACGCAAACGTACGAGTTGCGGCTGAGCGTAGACCCGCCCGACAACGTAGTCATCGCACCCGGCATGACGGCGTCGGTACAGGTGGTTCCGCGCGGCGAATCCAGCGAGGCGGGCGTTCTCACCGTGCCTTCGGAGGCGGTTTTCCAGACGCCCGAAGGCCAAGCGGCCGTTTGGGTGATTGACCCAGCCGCCAAGCGCGTGAACAAGCGGGAGGTAGAAGTTGGAAGTATCAGGGGGGCGAGGGTGGAGGTGACACAGGGGCTTTCGGCGGGCGAGACCATTGCCGCGACGGGGGTCCATTACCTGCGTGAAGGGATGGAGGTGCGGGAGATGACCGGCGGGGGAGACGCCCAATGA
- a CDS encoding efflux RND transporter permease subunit, which yields MNIAEYSIRKRVITYLMCFLMMAGGLYAYVKIGRLEDPEFTIKDALVLTPYPGATAYEVEEEVSDVIERAAQQMGQVDEVTSRSEPGLSIVTVTIKNTYDKNELPQVWDELRRKVHDAQLLLPPKAGPSLVNDDYGDVYGIYFALYGDGHTFAELYDTADFLQRELLLVGGVAKVALFGVQDETVYVEMSKERMASLGVTQSQIYGALSDKNLVADAGSVRTGVEYVHIRPTGVIRSVEDMKNLLIGSVGGRLVYLGDVAEVRRGYVDPQKPLLRYDGKPAIGIGISMVRGGNVVTMGDAVTARLKELEPEIPLGMEMGVINLQSRDVTIAVKGFVVNLMEAVIIVVVVLLITMGLRSGLIIGAVLILTIAATILVLYVWGVALERISLGALIIALGMLVDNAIVITEGMQVRIEVGMDRIAAASEIVSQTMYPLLGATVVAVTAFAPIGLSPDSTGEYCGSLFQVLFSSLMLSWVTAVTATPLFCTLFLKGAKKTDTSETVDPYGGFFFRTYRRFLAVALRFRWVAVGALVVLLVLAGFGFRFVESSFFPASTRPQFMVEVYLPRGTHIEETVALVDKVEDFILKDESFTHVTSMVGSGGLRFMLTYGPQQTDPSYAVLFVDVPDYRIIDEKKESLEKALLTEFPEANTAVLKFELGPGSKGKIRARFSGPDPDVLRRLAGETLEIYAAEPVATSFYLDWRERVKSVVAVLAEVQAQRAGISRPDVAQALKQAYEGVQVGVYREGDDLLPIVARAPESERAGGAASLYDAQVYSPISRASLPMRQVVSEFLTQWEDTMVMRRDRARTIEVWCDPKEGLASTLLERLMPKVEAIPLPPGYALEWGGEYEDSAKAQASIAANIPVPLIVMIAVVIVLFNSIRQPLVIWLCVPMAIIGVTAGLLLTHQPFGFMAMLGTLSLSGMLIKNAVILVDEINVEIGQGKQKYEAILDSAVSRVRPVSMAALTTVMGMLPLFTDAFFISMAVTIVFGLTFASILTLVVVPVLYAIIFRISPRTAET from the coding sequence ATGAACATCGCGGAATACTCTATCCGAAAACGGGTGATCACCTATCTCATGTGTTTCCTGATGATGGCCGGCGGGCTGTACGCGTATGTGAAGATCGGCCGTTTGGAGGACCCCGAGTTCACCATCAAGGATGCGCTGGTGCTGACGCCGTATCCCGGCGCAACGGCCTACGAGGTCGAGGAGGAAGTCAGCGACGTGATCGAACGGGCGGCTCAGCAGATGGGCCAGGTGGACGAGGTCACCTCGCGCTCCGAGCCGGGGCTCTCGATCGTGACCGTCACCATTAAGAATACCTACGACAAGAATGAATTGCCGCAGGTCTGGGACGAACTGCGCCGGAAAGTGCACGATGCCCAGCTCCTGCTTCCTCCGAAGGCGGGTCCGTCGCTCGTGAATGACGATTATGGCGACGTGTACGGAATCTATTTCGCATTGTACGGAGACGGACATACGTTCGCCGAGTTGTACGATACCGCCGACTTCCTGCAGCGCGAGCTGTTGCTGGTCGGCGGAGTCGCCAAAGTGGCGCTCTTCGGCGTGCAGGACGAGACCGTGTACGTCGAAATGTCGAAGGAGCGGATGGCATCGCTCGGCGTGACACAGTCACAGATCTATGGCGCCTTATCGGACAAGAATCTGGTAGCGGATGCGGGGAGCGTTCGCACCGGCGTGGAATACGTGCATATCCGGCCTACCGGTGTTATACGCTCCGTCGAGGACATGAAGAACCTGCTGATCGGTTCAGTGGGCGGACGGCTGGTCTACCTTGGCGACGTTGCGGAGGTGCGCCGGGGCTACGTTGACCCGCAGAAGCCGCTACTGCGCTACGACGGGAAGCCCGCCATAGGCATCGGGATCTCCATGGTTCGGGGAGGGAACGTGGTCACCATGGGAGACGCCGTGACGGCCCGATTGAAGGAATTGGAACCCGAGATCCCGTTGGGCATGGAAATGGGCGTGATCAATCTCCAGTCGCGCGACGTGACGATCGCGGTCAAGGGCTTCGTTGTCAATCTCATGGAAGCGGTGATCATCGTCGTGGTCGTCCTTCTGATCACTATGGGGCTTCGGAGCGGACTGATCATTGGCGCCGTGCTCATTCTGACAATAGCCGCGACGATCCTGGTCTTGTACGTGTGGGGTGTTGCGCTCGAACGCATCTCCCTGGGCGCGCTGATCATCGCCCTCGGCATGCTGGTGGACAATGCGATCGTGATAACCGAAGGCATGCAGGTGCGCATCGAAGTCGGAATGGACCGCATAGCCGCCGCCTCGGAGATCGTCAGCCAGACCATGTATCCGCTGCTGGGAGCGACGGTTGTCGCGGTGACGGCGTTTGCGCCTATCGGTTTGTCGCCGGACAGCACGGGCGAATACTGCGGGTCGCTGTTTCAGGTGTTGTTTTCGTCGTTGATGCTGAGCTGGGTGACGGCGGTGACGGCAACGCCGCTGTTTTGCACGTTATTCCTGAAGGGCGCCAAGAAGACCGATACGAGCGAGACAGTGGACCCCTACGGCGGCTTCTTCTTTCGCACGTACCGGCGATTTCTGGCGGTCGCGCTGCGTTTTCGGTGGGTAGCGGTGGGGGCCCTTGTTGTGCTGCTTGTCCTGGCGGGCTTTGGGTTCCGCTTCGTGGAAAGCAGCTTTTTCCCGGCTTCGACGCGGCCGCAGTTCATGGTGGAGGTATATCTGCCTCGAGGCACGCACATCGAGGAGACGGTTGCCCTTGTTGACAAGGTCGAAGATTTCATTCTGAAGGATGAGTCATTCACGCATGTGACTTCCATGGTGGGTTCCGGGGGGCTGCGCTTCATGCTGACATACGGACCCCAACAGACGGATCCCAGTTATGCGGTGCTCTTCGTGGACGTACCGGATTACCGGATAATCGATGAGAAGAAAGAGTCGCTGGAGAAGGCTCTGCTGACGGAATTCCCCGAGGCAAACACGGCGGTGCTGAAATTCGAGCTGGGCCCGGGGTCGAAGGGGAAGATCCGCGCGCGTTTCAGCGGACCCGACCCCGACGTGCTGCGCCGCCTGGCCGGCGAGACGCTGGAGATCTATGCGGCCGAACCCGTCGCGACCAGCTTCTATCTTGACTGGCGGGAGCGCGTCAAGTCAGTGGTGGCGGTGCTTGCCGAGGTACAGGCGCAGCGCGCGGGAATAAGCCGTCCGGATGTGGCACAGGCGTTGAAACAAGCGTACGAAGGGGTGCAAGTGGGCGTTTACCGCGAGGGAGACGATCTGCTGCCGATTGTGGCGCGTGCGCCCGAGAGCGAGCGCGCGGGTGGCGCGGCGAGTCTCTACGACGCTCAAGTGTACAGCCCTATATCCCGGGCAAGCCTTCCCATGAGGCAGGTGGTCTCTGAGTTCCTGACGCAGTGGGAGGATACGATGGTGATGCGGCGAGACCGCGCGCGCACCATCGAGGTGTGGTGCGACCCTAAAGAAGGTCTGGCAAGCACCTTGCTGGAACGGTTGATGCCCAAGGTCGAGGCGATTCCGCTGCCCCCGGGATACGCCCTGGAGTGGGGAGGCGAATACGAGGATTCGGCGAAAGCGCAGGCAAGCATTGCTGCGAATATTCCGGTTCCATTGATCGTCATGATCGCGGTGGTGATCGTGTTGTTCAATTCGATACGGCAGCCGTTGGTAATCTGGTTGTGCGTTCCTATGGCCATCATCGGTGTGACGGCAGGGTTGCTGCTCACGCATCAACCGTTCGGTTTCATGGCAATGCTGGGCACGCTGAGCCTTTCGGGGATGCTGATCAAGAACGCGGTGATTCTGGTTGACGAGATCAACGTCGAGATCGGGCAGGGTAAGCAGAAATATGAAGCGATCCTGGATTCCGCGGTCAGCCGGGTGCGGCCCGTAAGCATGGCGGCGTTGACAACCGTAATGGGGATGCTTCCGCTCTTCACCGACGCGTTTTTTATCTCGATGGCGGTGACGATCGTGTTTGGTCTTACATTTGCGTCGATTCTGACACTCGTCGTGGTGCCGGTTTTGTACGCGATCATCTTCCGCATCTCGCCGCGGACTGCGGAAACATAA